CGCAGCGGTTCGCAGGCCGCGTGGCAGCGCACCTTCAAGAATGCGACCAAGGGGAATCATCTGCCGGGAAGCAAGATTCCCGATCATGTCCATGTAATCGGCGTCGAGAAGCGGCCTGCGTTCCAACGGCCAGAGCACGGGCCTGAGCGCCACGCCCCTGGGCACGGATTCGGCAGGACCGATCACGATCCCGGCGCGGCAGGAACGTCCAAGGGGAACAGCCACACGCTGTCCCGGAACAAGAGCGGAAAAAAAATCAGGCCGCCCGTACGTCAGCGCCTGATAGGGAGGGCTGAGCAGGGCGACCTGCCAATAATCCTTCATCACGAATCAGCGGACAACCGGAAAACGGAACTCATTCCCCAACCGGTCAAAAGGTTCCGGCATGGCGCCGCAGGTTTCCGGGGACAGGGTCCGGGCAAGGGCCTTGGGATCATACAGGGATGCATCCCCGGCCCGATTCACGGCCAGCCACTTCACGGCCATGACCAGAGGCTCAGCTCCAGGGGCGGTGTAGATGACCTTCTGCGGCACATCATATCCGCCAAGGGTCCGGAAATCGGAAAAGGCGATGCTGGCCTGTCCGCCTCCAGCCTCGTACCGCACCAGCAGCGGGGCCATGGTTTCATTGTTCAGCCACACGGCAGGCAATGTCATATCCTCGGGATCGGCACCGTACATGAAGCACGGCACGTCCCCGCAGAATCCGAAGGTACGCGTGGCATTGTCCACGCCCCAGTCATGCCACGTCTGCAACGTGTCCGGCGGCATCCACGCAAAGAGCGGAGACAGGGGAAAGGCCTGCCCGACACAGGAGGCAAGCACGGTCCCGCCCACGCCCACGCCGGAGGACTTCAGCCCGTTGGCCCGCCATTCCTGACGCCATTTTCCGCGCGCATACCAGATATGCACGGCCACTCCGGGATAATCCGGAAACGAGGCCTCCGCCTCCCAGGAGGACAAGGGACCGTAGGCCTTGCGCAGCATGGCCCCCAATTCCTCGTCATCCGGCGCAAAGGCGAATGCGGCAGCAGCGGAAAACAGTATCAGCAAACAGCAGGCAAAGCCGGAAATCAATCTGAACAAGACAGCAACTCCTGAAGCCGTTTGACAAGGTCGTCGCGCAATTCCTCGTCGTGCAGAGCGAAATAGATGTTGGCGGTAAGATATTCCACCCAGTCGCCAGCGTCAAACCGCTGGCCCTGAAGCTTCACGGCAATGAGCTTGTCCCGGTCAGCGAGTCCCTGCAAGGCATCGGTAAGCTGGATTTCCCCGCCCACACCAGCCTTCTGGCCATCCAGAATGTCGAAAATCTCGGGCAGCAGCACGTATCTGCCGATGATCGCCAGATTGGACGGAGCATCCTCGACCTTGGGCTTTTCCACCAGCTTGCTGACGCGATACATGCCCTTGGCAAATTCCTCACCGGCAATCACGCCGTACTTGCTGACCTTGTCTCTCGGCACCTCGATCACGCCGACCACGGCCTTGTTTTCGGCTTTCGCAGCTTCGATGAGCTGGCTGATGCCGGAATTCAGACCGAACATGAGGTCGTCGCCGAGCATGACCGCAAAGGGTTCGTTCTTGCACACCTCGCTGGCGCACAGGACGGCATGCCCCAGACCGAGCTGCACCTTCTGGCGCACGGAAACCACATTCACCATGTCCGCAACCCGCTTGACCTCTTCCAGAAGGTCCAGCTTGCCGCCGCGGGTCAGGAGTTGCTCGAGCAGAAAGTTGCGGTCGAAATGATCCTCGATGATCCGCTTGTTCTGGTTGGTGATGAACACCACGTCCTTGAGCCCGGCCTGCATGGCTTCTTCCACGATGTACTGCACGATGGGCTTCTTGTATATCGGCAGCATTTCCTTGGGGATGTTCTTGGTTGCGGGCAGCGATCTGGTTCCCCATCCAGCGACCGGAATCACGACTTTCTTGATGTCCATGCCAAACAATCTCCTCGGAATTTAACGCAAATGCTTTTCACAGGCTTCAACGATTTCGCCGACGTATTCCTCCACCTTGTCGAGGTTCGGTCCCTCGACCATGACACGCGCCACGGCCTCGGTGCCGGAATACCGAAGCAGAACCCTTCCCTTGCCGTACAAGGCGTCCTCCACCTTGCGCACGGCCTCCTGCACCTTGGGAGCTTCCTCAAAGGGAATCTTCCGCTCCACGTGCACGTTTTTAAGTACCTGCGGAAACGGCTGAAGCAATCCCGCAAGTTCGGAAAGGGGTTTCTGCCTTTCGCACATTATACGCAACAATTGCAGCGCCGCAAGCAGGCCGTCTCCGGTGGTGCTGTGTTCCATGAAAATCAGATGGCCGGACTGCTCTCCGCCGAGCATGGCGCCTTCGCGCCGCATGGCTTCCACCACATACCTGTCGCCCACGGGCGTACGCAGCAGGGTCCCGCCCCGCTCCTGCATGAAAAGCTCCAGAGCCATGTTGCTCATGACCGTGGCCACCAGCATGTTCTTGGTCAAACGCCCCTGTTCGAGCATCTCCATGGCGGACAGGGCCATGATCTGATCGCCATCCAGCACCTTGCCCTTTTCGTCGCAGACAATGAGCCTGTCCGCATCGCCGTCCAGCGCCAACCCGATGTCCGCGCCGTACTCCACGACCTTGCGGGAAATGCCCTCGGGGTACAGGGAACCGCACTTGTCGTTGATGTTGATCCCGTCGGGATGCATGCCGATCTTGATGACCTCGGCCCCGAGTTCCTCGAACACGTAGGGAGCCACACCGTAGGCCGCGCCATTGGCACAGTCCAGCACGATGCGCATGCCGTCCAGAGTCAGATGACTGGAAAAGCTGTTCTTGAGGTAGACGATGTATCTGCCGCGCGCATCATCGATGCGGTATGCCCTGCCGATCTCTTCGGCAGCCGGGTAATCCCATTGGGTCGAGGGATCGAGAACCAGAGAGGCAATCCTGTCCTCTTCCTCGTCGGGCAGCTTGAATCCGTCGCGATCGAAGAACTTGATGCCGTTGTCCATGAACGGATTGTGCGACGCGGAAATCACCACGCCCACGTCGGCACGCATGTTCCGGGTCAGAAAAGAAATCGCCGGGGTGGGCATGGGACCGACAAGAAACACGTCCATGCCGTTGGCGCACAGCCCGGAGGTCAGTGCGGTTTCATACACATAGCCGGACAGGCGCGTATCCTTGCCGATGACAACCCTGTGCCGCTTGGAACCGTTGCGGAAATACTGGCCGGCGGCAAGTCCGAGCCGAAGCGCGATTTCCGCAGTCATGGGGAATATGTTCACCTGCCCCCGCAGGCCGTCGGTGCCGAAAAGTCGTTGCGTCATGAATTTCTCCGTCCAATCGTCCTGATTATTTGGCCGCCCTGATTTCAGTGGACACCACCTCGGGGTTGCGCTTCACGACGCGGCATCCCTCGGGAAGAGTCACGTGATAGTCGAGCTCGTACCTTCCCGGTCCGGGATTGTCGGGCAGCACGAGTCTGGCGGCCATGTCCTTGCGAAAATCATTGTCCCTGAAAAGATAGAGCGGCCCCTCCATCAGGAATCGCACGTAATCCTGAGAGGTGCGCACCGCAAACCTGCCGGTCTCGGGAATTTCGAGCGGCAGCTTGATCCAGATTTCCTTGGTCCTGGCGGCAAAGGCGACCTCCACACGCACCTGTCCGGGCGAAGCCTCGACCTCCTCGGGCAGAAGCAGAGGCACATCCTCGACCCAGGAAGCCGGAACCTCATCCGGGAAATCCTCCTTGACCACAACCGATGTCCGCGTGATCTTGCGCAGCACGGTTTCCGGCCCGCGAATCTCCACGGAAGCCGGTTCCACGTTCACCCCAACCTGATCGTAATACGGATTCAGATTGCCAGCCCAGGACGCATCCACGGGAATCGTCCGCTGAACATTCCTGTCCACGGTCAGGGTCAACCTGTTGGGTTTGACCTCCATGACCTCGAAGGACGAGGAAAGGGAAATGCGATCCGCATCGATTTCCACGACCTGTTCGCCGATCTTCACCTTGTTCACGTCGAGAGGATAGGAATGCCGCTCATTGGCCAGCGAATTCACCAGTCCACGCGGCCCGCGGACCCGTACCTGAATCCTGTCAACCAGACCATCCTTGATGATCATGCCTTCGGGCGGGTTGGTCATGACCAGCGGCATGTCGATCCACGCCTCGACCTTTTCCCGCCCCGTGACGAGAAACCAGGTAAAGACGGCCAACCCCAGAGCCAGAAGCATGGTCTGCCAGTTCTTCATCATTTCTAGCGCTCCAGAACGTTTCGCAGCACACGCCGCAGGCGAACTTCATCAAGGCTGGTGGTCAGCCGCCCGTTCAGGGCGATGGACACTTCGCCGCGTTCCTCGGACACCACGATGGTAATGGCGTCCGATCCTTCACTGATGCCGAGAGCGGCCCTGTGACGCGTGCCGAACATGGGCTGCCCCTTGAGTTTGCTGGACAGCGGCAGGATGCAGGCAGCCGCGAGAATCCGGTTTCGCCGGATCACCACCGCGCCGTCATGCAAGGGCGTGTCCATGGTGAAAATGGTCTTGAGCAGATCCTTGTTCACCTTGGCATCCAATTCGATGCCGCGCTCCGCAATGTCGCCCAGAGGCACGCTCTTCTCGATGACGATAATAGCTCCGGTACGGGTGGACGACATGTCCATGACCGCGCCCACCACCTGATCGAGCGTATCCTCGCTGGCCTCGGAAGGTCGCCAGAACCGCTTGGTTCCCACGGCCGCCAGAGCCTTTCGCACGTCCTTGCGGAAAAGGATGATGATCACCAGAAACAGGGAACTCAGGAACTCCCCAAGCAGAGTGTTGAGTGTATAGAGATTCAGCAGGTCCGAAAAATAGTAGATGACCAGCAGCATCATGAGGCCGTACAGCGCGGCCGCGGCCCGGGTTCCCCGAACCAGCAGAATGATGTTGTAGTACAGCAGGGCCACAAGGCCGATGTCCAGCGCCGCCTGCCATGTGAACTGAAATCCGAAAAGCTCTATCACTCGCACTCCCCGCCTATGCTGCGGCCTTTACCACGGCCAAGGTCTGCCTGGTCAGGGCCACCTCGTGCACCCGATGCACGGCCACGCCCTTCATTGCCATGACCGCGACTCCGGCCTGCGTGGCATTTTGACGACTCTCCACGCCGAGCCCGAGAAGTCCCTGCCACAGGGACTTGTTGGAAAGCCCCACGTACAATGGCAACCCGAACACCTTGAACCGCTCGATATTGCGCATGATCTCCAGATTGTGCTCAAGGAGCTTGCCGAACCCGATGCCCGGGTCCAGTGTGACATTTTCCTTGGGCAGCCCGGCCTTGTCCAGTATTTCCAGCTTGCGCTCGAAAAAGGCAAGCATCTCGTCCACCACATTTTCGTAGGACGGCGCATCCTGCATGGTTTCCGGCCTGCCCAGGCTGTGCATGAGCACATAGCCGGGCTTGTACTGGGCCACCACGTCGAGCAATTCCGGATCGAACTCGAATGCGGACACGTCATTGATCACGTCGGCACCAGCATCCAGCGCCGCAGCCGCGACACCGGCCTTGTAGGTATCCACGGACAAAGCCGGGGTCAGCAGTTCCCCTTCCCCGTTCGAAACGCCCCGGGCCAGTTCCGTCACCACGGGCACGACCCGTTCCAGTTCCTGCTCCAGCGAAACGGGATCGGCGTAGGGACGCGTGCTTTCACCGCCGATATCCAGCATTTCCGCCCCCTGTCGGGCCAGAAGCGCAGCGTGCTCCACACCGGAAATGCTGTCCGGGTGCCTGCCGCCGTCATAAAACGAATCAGGGGTGACATTCACCACCCCGGCAATGAAAAAGGGGGCCGGGCCCAAGACCCTGCCCCCCTTGAGTATCCATGTACTATCAGTCATCTCGGTGGAAACCCTTCGGGATTTACTGAATTTTCTTGCCGTCGTCCTTTTCGTCGGACGGCACGTCTTCTTCCTCGAGAAGAAAATCATCCTCCTCGTTGCCAGCGGCATCAGCCTGTTCGTTCCCGGCCTTTTCCTCGCTCACGGGAGAATAGCCCGGGCCCGAGGACTGGGGACCGCCATTGCTTCCGGCGGCACCGGAACCGTTGTTGCCGTTTTCAGGCAGAGGCGGCAGCGGCTTGCCTTCCATGAGCAGATCGATGTCCGCGCCGGAAATGGTTTCCCGATCAAGCAGGGCATCCGCAATCCAACCCAGCGCTTCGAAGTTGTCCTTGAGCAGCGCCTTGGCCCTTTCATGGGCTTCCTCGACGAACCGCCGCACTTCGGAGTCGATGGTCTTGGCGGTTTCCTCGCCGTAGTTCTTGTTGTGGATGAGTTCCTTGCCCAGAAACACCTGCTCCTGATTGTCGCCAAAGGACAAGGGACCGAGCTTTTCACTCATGCCCCACATGCAGACCATGTTATGAGCCATCTTGGTGGCGCGCTCGATATCGTTGCTCGCGCCCGTGGTCCGCTGATCCAAGGCGATTTCCTCGGCCACGCGACCGCCCATGAGCACGGCCATGGTGTGTTCCAGATACTGCTTGGAATAATTGTGCCTGTCGTCCACGGGAAGCTGCATGGTCACGCCAAGTGCCCTGCCGCGCGGAATGATGGACACCTTGTGAACCGGGTCCGTGCCGGGCAGCAGCTTGGCAATCAGGGCATGTCCGGCCTCGTGCCAGGCCGTGGTCTTCTTTTCCTCGTCGGACAGGATCACGCTGCGGCGCTCCTTGCCCATGAGGACCTTGTCCTTGGCCTCCTCGAAATCCGCCATCTCAACGCGATCCTTGCCGACCTTGGCCGCATGCAGAGCGGCTTCGTTGACCAGGTTCTCCAGATCCGCGCCGGAAAAGCCCGGAGTGCCGCGCGCGATGGTGGCGAGTTCCACTTCCGGAGCCAACGGAGTCTTGCGGGAATGCACCTTGAGGATACGCTCGCGCCCACGCAGGTCCGGGGTGGGTACCACGACCTGACGGTCGAAACGACCGGGCCTGAGCAGGGCCGGGTCAAGCACGTCCGGACGGTTTGTGGCGGCCACGAGAATGACGCCTTCGTTGGATTCGAAACCATCCATTTCCACGAGAAGCTGGTTCAGGGTCTGCTCGCGCTCGTCATGTCCGCCGCCGAGGCCAGCACCACGCTGACGCCCCACGGCATCGATTTCGTCAATGAAGATCAGGCACGGAGCACTTTTCTTGCCTTGCACGAACAGATCGCGCACACGCGCCGCACCCACGCCCACGAACATTTCCACGAAATCCGAGCCCGAGATGGAAAAGAACGGGACACCGGCCTCACCCGCAACAGCACGGGCCAGCAGGGTCTTGCCCGTGCCCGGAGGGCCCACGAGCAGAACGCCCTTGGGAATGCGACCACCGAGCCGGGTGAACTTGCGGGGTTCGCGCAGAAAGTCCACGACCTCGGAAAGCTCTTCCTTGGCTTCGTCAACACCCGCAACATCCGCAAACGTGACCTTGGCGTGTTCCTCGTTGATCAGCTTGGCCCGAGAGCGTCCGAAGCTCATGGCTCCCTTGCCACCGGACCCGCCCTGCATCTGACGCATGAAGAAAATCCACACGCCGATGAGCAACAGCATGGGTGCCCAGGACAGGAACAGGGTCATGTACCAGGGAGACTCCTCGGGCGGCTCGGCCTTGACCTCGACACCCTTGCTGATCAGCGTGTCCACGAGCTTGGGATCTTCCGGCGCATAGGTCTGAAACCGTTCGCCGGACGCCTTGACGCCGGAAATCTTGCGGCCCTGAATCTTCACTTCCTGCACGCCGCCCTGATCCACCATGGTCAGGAACTCGCTGTAGGAAGGCTGATGCTTGGGCATCGGGGGCTGGTTGAACAGATTGAACAGGACGACCATCAGGATGAATATGATCGCCCAAATCACCAGATTTTTCATATGGTTGTTCAAAAGAACTTCCTCCGTTCGCCCGGCGGTTCCACCGCTCGCGGCGAGTATTGAATGACGGGGGTTTGTATTCTATTGCCGACTGATTTTCTACAGTAATGCCGTTGGGCGAAAAATCAAGCGCTCGCGGAATTTTTTTCCCTTTCCCCCGAGGGCGAGTTCCAGCCGGAAGACCTTGCTTTCCGGCTGTTGCCGCACCCTGTCTGCAGACGCAAATCCAATTTCGAGCCTCGCGTCCTTGCCCTTGAGCTTTCTGTAATAAATTAGTCCGATGTCGTACAGGGTTTTCAACGGGTTGAGTCCATAATCCCGCAAAAGCCCTCCTCTTTCCGAAGAAAAAAAAGCGGAAGGCCCGGGCAATGCACCGCAAGCGAAGATTCTCCCGCGGGGAAAACACTCCGCCCAAGCAGCGCAACGGCCCGGACCTCAACTCGATTCTATGCGTATGTCAGCAGAATCAGGCCACGGAATTCAACCAGGCTTCCAATCCCTTTATCTGCGCGCTCACGGAATCCGGTCCGGTTCCGCCGGATGAGGTCCGCCGCTCCACGGCAGCTCTGTAATCCAGAACGGCAAAGACATCCTCGCCGATCCTGGAAGAGAATTGACGCAATTCCTCCAGACTCAATTCCTCGAGCGCCTTGCCGTGCTTTTCGGCGTAGGCGACCGCAGCACCGGTAATATGGTGCGCCTCGCGAAACGGCACGCCGGATGCGGCCAGATAATCGGCCAGCTCCGTGGCATTCAGGAATCCACGCTGCACGGTCTCGGCCATGCGTTCCGGCACGAACTCGAGCTGACGGAGCATGCCTTCCATGATGCCGAGAGACGAAGCCACGGTGCGGTCCGCATCGAAGAACGGTTCCTTGTCTTCCTGCATGTCCCGATTGTAGGCCAGAGGCAGTCCCTTGAGCAGAGTCAGCAGGGCGACCAGCGAACCGTTCACGCGAGCGGTCTTGCCGCGCATGATCTCACAGGCGTCCGGGTTCTTCTTCTGGGGCATGATGGACGATCCCGTGGAATAGGCGTCCGGCAGCTTCACGAACCCGAAATTCGGATTGGCCCAGATGATGATCTCCTCGCAGAAGCGCGAAAGGTGCGTCATGATCAGGCTGCCGCAGAACACGGCCTCCACTGCGAAATCGCGATCCGACACCGCGTCCATGCTGTTGGCGAACACACCTTCCAGACCGAGATGCCCGGCAACCGCAGCGGGATTCACCGGATGCGTGGTCCCGGCCAGAGCGGCTGCGCCCAGCGGAGAAATCCGTGTGCGCACAAGACACTGGTCCACACGCTCGAAATCCCGGCGGAACATCTGGCAATAGGCCAGCAGATGATGCGCCAGACTCACGGGCTGGGCTGGCTGGAAATGGGTGCATCCGGGCAGGATGACATTTCTGTTTTCCGATGCCCCGTCCTTGAACGCGGCCACGAGCGCGGCCAGACGCGAACGCCAGTCCTCGAGACGCGCGGCAACATGCAGCCGGAAATCCAGACAGACCTGATCGTTGCGACTGCGCGCAGTATGCAGCTTGCCGCCCAGAGGACCGATGATTTCGGTGAGCCGGGACTCGATGTTCATGTGAACATCCTCGTGTCCCACTTTCCACTCGAAATTCCCGGCCTCGATCTCGGCCTTGACCCTGTCCAGCCCGGAACAGATGGTTTCCGCCTCCTCCGAGGTCAGAAAGCCCTGCTCGGCGAGCATTTTCGCATGCGCCTGCGAGCCGCGGATATCCTCGGCGTACAAACGCCAGTCAAAGGATACGGACTCGGAATAGGCTTCCATGTCGGCGGCCGTGCCCTGTTCGAACCGGCCGCCCCACATCTTGTTGTCTGCCATCTCGCTTACTCGCAGGTATCGTCGGATTCCTTGCCGCCCCACTTGGACTGCTGCATGCGGCCCTTGAGCCGCAGGCCCACCAGCTTGATGAAACCGGCAGCGTCCGACTGGTCGTACACGTAATCTTCCTCGAAAGTCGCCAGCTCGGGATTGTACATGGAGAACGGGGACTTGCGGCCGAGAGGCACGCAATTGCCCTTGTACAGCTTGAGCCGCACGGTTCCGGTCACCTTTTCCTGAGTCTTGTCGATCATGGCCTGAAGCGCCTCGCGTTCCGGGGAGAACCAGTAGCCGTAGTAGATCATTTCCGCATATTTCGGAATCAGGCTGTCACGCAGGTGCATGACTTCGCGGTCCATGGCAACGCCTTCCAGATCGCGGTGGGCGATGTGCATGATGGTGCCACCCGGGGTCTCGTACACGCCGCGGGACTTCATGCCCACGAAGCGGTTTTCGACCATGTCAACGCGACCGATGCCGTGCTTGCCGCCCAATTCGTTGAGCTTGGCCAGCAGGGCCGCCGGGGAATGCTTGACGTTGTTGATGGCGACCGGATCGCCCGCCTCGAAATCAATGGTGATTTCCTCGGGCTCGTCCGGAGCCATTTCGAGCGGAACCACGTTGCGGTAGCAGTCCGGGCCAGGCGCATTCCACGGATCTTCCAGCTCGCCGCCCTCAAAGGAGGTATGCAGCAGGTTGGCGTCGATGGACCACGGCTTCTTGCGGCTCACGGGAACGGGAATCTGGTTTTCCTTGGCAAAATCGAGCAGATCGGTCCGGGACTTCAAATCCCAGTCGCGCCACGGCGCAATGGTGGTCAGCTTG
Above is a window of Pseudodesulfovibrio tunisiensis DNA encoding:
- the folP gene encoding dihydropteroate synthase, whose protein sequence is MTDSTWILKGGRVLGPAPFFIAGVVNVTPDSFYDGGRHPDSISGVEHAALLARQGAEMLDIGGESTRPYADPVSLEQELERVVPVVTELARGVSNGEGELLTPALSVDTYKAGVAAAALDAGADVINDVSAFEFDPELLDVVAQYKPGYVLMHSLGRPETMQDAPSYENVVDEMLAFFERKLEILDKAGLPKENVTLDPGIGFGKLLEHNLEIMRNIERFKVFGLPLYVGLSNKSLWQGLLGLGVESRQNATQAGVAVMAMKGVAVHRVHEVALTRQTLAVVKAAA
- the galU gene encoding UTP--glucose-1-phosphate uridylyltransferase GalU, producing MDIKKVVIPVAGWGTRSLPATKNIPKEMLPIYKKPIVQYIVEEAMQAGLKDVVFITNQNKRIIEDHFDRNFLLEQLLTRGGKLDLLEEVKRVADMVNVVSVRQKVQLGLGHAVLCASEVCKNEPFAVMLGDDLMFGLNSGISQLIEAAKAENKAVVGVIEVPRDKVSKYGVIAGEEFAKGMYRVSKLVEKPKVEDAPSNLAIIGRYVLLPEIFDILDGQKAGVGGEIQLTDALQGLADRDKLIAVKLQGQRFDAGDWVEYLTANIYFALHDEELRDDLVKRLQELLSCSD
- the cdaA gene encoding diadenylate cyclase CdaA, translating into MIELFGFQFTWQAALDIGLVALLYYNIILLVRGTRAAAALYGLMMLLVIYYFSDLLNLYTLNTLLGEFLSSLFLVIIILFRKDVRKALAAVGTKRFWRPSEASEDTLDQVVGAVMDMSSTRTGAIIVIEKSVPLGDIAERGIELDAKVNKDLLKTIFTMDTPLHDGAVVIRRNRILAAACILPLSSKLKGQPMFGTRHRAALGISEGSDAITIVVSEERGEVSIALNGRLTTSLDEVRLRRVLRNVLER
- a CDS encoding argininosuccinate synthase, which produces MSKIDKVVLAYSGGLDTSIILKWIKTNYDCDVVTMTADLGQGEEMEGIEDKALNTGAVKAYVEDLREEFVRDYVFPAFRAGALYEGRYLLGTAIARPLISKRMVEIAEMEGCQAVAHGATGKGNDQVRFELATMALNPKLTTIAPWRDWDLKSRTDLLDFAKENQIPVPVSRKKPWSIDANLLHTSFEGGELEDPWNAPGPDCYRNVVPLEMAPDEPEEITIDFEAGDPVAINNVKHSPAALLAKLNELGGKHGIGRVDMVENRFVGMKSRGVYETPGGTIMHIAHRDLEGVAMDREVMHLRDSLIPKYAEMIYYGYWFSPEREALQAMIDKTQEKVTGTVRLKLYKGNCVPLGRKSPFSMYNPELATFEEDYVYDQSDAAGFIKLVGLRLKGRMQQSKWGGKESDDTCE
- the argH gene encoding argininosuccinate lyase is translated as MADNKMWGGRFEQGTAADMEAYSESVSFDWRLYAEDIRGSQAHAKMLAEQGFLTSEEAETICSGLDRVKAEIEAGNFEWKVGHEDVHMNIESRLTEIIGPLGGKLHTARSRNDQVCLDFRLHVAARLEDWRSRLAALVAAFKDGASENRNVILPGCTHFQPAQPVSLAHHLLAYCQMFRRDFERVDQCLVRTRISPLGAAALAGTTHPVNPAAVAGHLGLEGVFANSMDAVSDRDFAVEAVFCGSLIMTHLSRFCEEIIIWANPNFGFVKLPDAYSTGSSIMPQKKNPDACEIMRGKTARVNGSLVALLTLLKGLPLAYNRDMQEDKEPFFDADRTVASSLGIMEGMLRQLEFVPERMAETVQRGFLNATELADYLAASGVPFREAHHITGAAVAYAEKHGKALEELSLEELRQFSSRIGEDVFAVLDYRAAVERRTSSGGTGPDSVSAQIKGLEAWLNSVA
- the ftsH gene encoding ATP-dependent zinc metalloprotease FtsH, which gives rise to MNNHMKNLVIWAIIFILMVVLFNLFNQPPMPKHQPSYSEFLTMVDQGGVQEVKIQGRKISGVKASGERFQTYAPEDPKLVDTLISKGVEVKAEPPEESPWYMTLFLSWAPMLLLIGVWIFFMRQMQGGSGGKGAMSFGRSRAKLINEEHAKVTFADVAGVDEAKEELSEVVDFLREPRKFTRLGGRIPKGVLLVGPPGTGKTLLARAVAGEAGVPFFSISGSDFVEMFVGVGAARVRDLFVQGKKSAPCLIFIDEIDAVGRQRGAGLGGGHDEREQTLNQLLVEMDGFESNEGVILVAATNRPDVLDPALLRPGRFDRQVVVPTPDLRGRERILKVHSRKTPLAPEVELATIARGTPGFSGADLENLVNEAALHAAKVGKDRVEMADFEEAKDKVLMGKERRSVILSDEEKKTTAWHEAGHALIAKLLPGTDPVHKVSIIPRGRALGVTMQLPVDDRHNYSKQYLEHTMAVLMGGRVAEEIALDQRTTGASNDIERATKMAHNMVCMWGMSEKLGPLSFGDNQEQVFLGKELIHNKNYGEETAKTIDSEVRRFVEEAHERAKALLKDNFEALGWIADALLDRETISGADIDLLMEGKPLPPLPENGNNGSGAAGSNGGPQSSGPGYSPVSEEKAGNEQADAAGNEEDDFLLEEEDVPSDEKDDGKKIQ
- a CDS encoding CdaR family protein encodes the protein MMKNWQTMLLALGLAVFTWFLVTGREKVEAWIDMPLVMTNPPEGMIIKDGLVDRIQVRVRGPRGLVNSLANERHSYPLDVNKVKIGEQVVEIDADRISLSSSFEVMEVKPNRLTLTVDRNVQRTIPVDASWAGNLNPYYDQVGVNVEPASVEIRGPETVLRKITRTSVVVKEDFPDEVPASWVEDVPLLLPEEVEASPGQVRVEVAFAARTKEIWIKLPLEIPETGRFAVRTSQDYVRFLMEGPLYLFRDNDFRKDMAARLVLPDNPGPGRYELDYHVTLPEGCRVVKRNPEVVSTEIRAAK
- the glmM gene encoding phosphoglucosamine mutase, whose translation is MTQRLFGTDGLRGQVNIFPMTAEIALRLGLAAGQYFRNGSKRHRVVIGKDTRLSGYVYETALTSGLCANGMDVFLVGPMPTPAISFLTRNMRADVGVVISASHNPFMDNGIKFFDRDGFKLPDEEEDRIASLVLDPSTQWDYPAAEEIGRAYRIDDARGRYIVYLKNSFSSHLTLDGMRIVLDCANGAAYGVAPYVFEELGAEVIKIGMHPDGININDKCGSLYPEGISRKVVEYGADIGLALDGDADRLIVCDEKGKVLDGDQIMALSAMEMLEQGRLTKNMLVATVMSNMALELFMQERGGTLLRTPVGDRYVVEAMRREGAMLGGEQSGHLIFMEHSTTGDGLLAALQLLRIMCERQKPLSELAGLLQPFPQVLKNVHVERKIPFEEAPKVQEAVRKVEDALYGKGRVLLRYSGTEAVARVMVEGPNLDKVEEYVGEIVEACEKHLR